In one window of Thermoanaerobaculia bacterium DNA:
- a CDS encoding dihydroorotate dehydrogenase — translation MSGQETSAAGPAQRAPDLSVRLAGLALPNPILTASGTFGYGLEFGHLAALDRLGGIVTKGLSLEPLKGNPPPRIGEPRGGMLNSIGLQNIGIEKFLAEVLPGLGRFPAQVVVNLFGYEFDDYARLAERVDAFAGVAAVELNVSCPNVTKGGIEFGHDPVLLERLVRSVRNVTGKPIAVKLSPNVTSPVAIGEAAKAGGADILSAINTVLGMAIDPWTRRPRLHTTRGGLSGPAIKPIAVRIVYDVAKKVGLPVIGIGGVETVDDVIEFLLAGASAVQVGTALFRNPRAAEQLVDGLAARLVEMKVDRVSELVGGVRPWRET, via the coding sequence GTGAGCGGGCAGGAGACCTCCGCCGCCGGCCCGGCGCAGCGCGCGCCGGACCTCTCTGTCCGGTTGGCCGGGCTCGCGCTGCCGAATCCGATTCTCACCGCGAGCGGCACCTTCGGCTACGGGCTCGAGTTCGGGCACCTCGCGGCGCTCGACCGCCTGGGTGGCATCGTCACCAAGGGACTCTCGCTCGAACCCCTCAAGGGCAACCCGCCGCCGCGCATCGGCGAACCGCGCGGCGGCATGCTGAACTCGATCGGTCTGCAGAACATCGGCATCGAGAAGTTCCTGGCCGAAGTGCTGCCCGGCCTCGGTCGTTTCCCGGCGCAGGTCGTGGTCAACCTCTTCGGCTACGAGTTCGACGACTATGCCCGGCTGGCCGAGCGCGTCGATGCCTTTGCCGGCGTCGCGGCGGTGGAGCTGAACGTCTCGTGCCCGAACGTCACCAAGGGCGGCATCGAGTTCGGCCACGACCCGGTGCTCCTCGAGCGCCTGGTGCGCAGCGTCCGCAACGTGACCGGCAAACCGATCGCCGTGAAGCTGTCGCCGAACGTGACCTCGCCGGTGGCGATCGGGGAGGCGGCGAAGGCCGGTGGTGCCGATATCCTCTCGGCAATCAACACGGTGCTCGGCATGGCGATCGACCCCTGGACCCGGCGGCCGCGCCTGCACACCACGCGCGGCGGACTCTCGGGCCCGGCAATCAAGCCGATCGCGGTGCGCATCGTCTACGACGTGGCGAAGAAGGTCGGGCTGCCGGTCATCGGTATCGGCGGCGTCGAGACGGTCGACGACGTGATCGAGTTCCTGCTCGCCGGGGCGTCGGCCGTGCAGGTGGGCACGGCTCTCTTCCGCAACCCCCGCGCCGCCGAGCAGCTGGTGGACGGCCTCGCGGCGCGGCTCGTCGAGATGAAGGTGGATCGCGTCAGCGAACTGGTCGGCGGGGTGCGCCCATGGAGGGAGACATGA
- a CDS encoding YceH family protein produces MAYTRPLDAVEVRILGALMEKERTTPDLYPLTVSALLQACNQKTSRDPVTDYSETDVVTALDRLRADALVFRVHSSRSERYEHCLDRRWHLDTGGAAAVVAMLLLRGAQTVAELRARTARLHPFATAGEVEAALARLADGPDALTRELPRQPGQRETRWIHLAGTEEVQRNQLAGVHAQPPHFAPESQPDSRTAATAVVASERPALEERLARLETAVAELSAAMTELRTRLGE; encoded by the coding sequence ATGGCCTATACCCGACCCCTCGACGCCGTCGAAGTGCGCATTCTGGGGGCGCTCATGGAGAAGGAGCGCACGACTCCCGATCTCTACCCGCTCACGGTGAGCGCACTTCTCCAGGCCTGCAACCAGAAGACCAGCCGCGACCCGGTCACCGACTACTCCGAGACCGACGTCGTCACCGCGCTCGACCGGCTGCGCGCCGACGCGCTCGTCTTTCGCGTCCACAGCAGCCGGAGCGAGCGCTACGAGCACTGTCTCGATCGCCGTTGGCATCTCGACACCGGCGGCGCCGCTGCGGTCGTGGCGATGCTCCTGCTGCGCGGCGCACAGACCGTAGCGGAGCTCCGGGCGCGCACCGCGCGGCTGCATCCGTTCGCCACCGCGGGTGAGGTCGAGGCAGCGCTCGCGCGCCTCGCCGACGGCCCCGACGCGCTCACCCGCGAGCTGCCGCGACAGCCCGGGCAGCGCGAAACCCGCTGGATCCATTTAGCCGGCACCGAAGAGGTGCAGCGCAACCAGCTGGCGGGCGTGCACGCGCAGCCGCCGCACTTCGCGCCGGAGAGCCAACCCGATTCGCGGACGGCCGCGACGGCCGTCGTCGCTTCGGAAAGGCCAGCGCTGGAGGAGCGACTCGCGCGGCTCGAAACGGCAGTGGCCGAGCTCAGCGCGGCGATGACCGAGCTGCGGACGCGGCTCGGCGAGTAG
- the pyrF gene encoding orotidine-5'-phosphate decarboxylase, translated as MSTTAGDLQARGLDQVAVALDTNDRATFERWCAFFGPRVGVLKVGLEAYVRWGPPAVEIARRHARAIFLDLKLHDIPNTVAGAVRSARELDVDYLTLHAAGGPAMIAAAVEAADGRVAMLAVTVLTHLDEATLELLDMPGGSSHRVLLWAHLARAAGAAGVVCSPLELAALRAAETRPFKLVAPGIRPAGHGSPGSSTSDDQRRTATAATAIATGADLIVIGRPLTQAADPEAALVALTSELAGSSRSARY; from the coding sequence ATGAGCACGACAGCTGGAGATCTTCAAGCGCGCGGGCTGGATCAGGTCGCCGTCGCGCTCGATACCAACGATCGCGCCACCTTCGAGCGCTGGTGCGCTTTTTTCGGCCCGCGGGTGGGTGTCCTCAAGGTCGGTCTCGAAGCTTACGTGCGCTGGGGGCCGCCGGCGGTCGAGATCGCCCGCCGGCACGCGCGGGCCATCTTCCTCGACTTGAAGCTCCACGACATCCCCAACACCGTGGCCGGCGCGGTGCGCTCGGCGCGCGAGCTCGACGTCGACTATCTGACCCTCCACGCCGCCGGTGGCCCGGCGATGATCGCGGCGGCCGTCGAAGCCGCCGATGGCCGGGTGGCGATGCTGGCGGTGACCGTCCTCACCCACCTCGACGAGGCGACCCTCGAGCTCCTCGACATGCCGGGCGGCAGCTCGCACCGTGTCCTGCTCTGGGCGCACCTCGCGCGCGCCGCCGGCGCTGCGGGCGTCGTCTGCTCGCCGCTCGAGCTCGCGGCGCTGCGGGCGGCCGAAACGCGACCGTTCAAGCTGGTGGCTCCGGGAATCCGGCCGGCCGGGCATGGCTCCCCTGGCTCCAGCACCAGCGACGATCAGCGCCGAACCGCGACCGCGGCGACGGCGATCGCCACCGGCGCCGACCTGATCGTCATCGGCCGGCCGCTCACCCAGGCGGCGGATCCCGAGGCCGCGCTCGTCGCACTGACGAGCGAGCTCGCCGGCAGCTCGCGCTCCGCGCGCTACTAG